A DNA window from Chryseobacterium sp. MEBOG06 contains the following coding sequences:
- a CDS encoding NADP-dependent isocitrate dehydrogenase, which yields MSEKSKIYYTLTDEAPMLATHSFLPIVKAFTKSANIEIAVPDISLAGRILANFPEFLNDNQKIVDALAELGELATKPEANIIKLPNISASVPQLDAAIAELQGKGFAVPNYPAEPKNDEEKAIKAKYAKVLGSAVNPVLREGNSDRRAPKAVKNYAKANPHRMGNWASDSKTDVAHMNNGDFYGTENSTTLENATKYKIVFKGNDGSESVLKDFAGLQAGEVIDSSVMNLNALRSFVQEAIEEAKNRNVLLSAHLKATMMKISDPIIFGAIVETFFKEVFTKYAETFKSLDINPNNGLADLFEKIKGNAQEADIRADIEKALAAGPRVAMVNSDKGITNFHVPSDIIVDASMAALVRGGGKMWNKEGNEEDTVCIIPDRSYAGFYQSVIDDMKAHGKLDPTTMGSVPNVGLMAQKAEEYGSHDKTFQLSADGTVEVQDEAGNVLLSQKVEKDDIFRMCQTKDAPIQDWVKLAVNRSRLSDTPAIFWLDKGRAHDREIIKKVEKYLADHDTTGLDIRILDVKDAMTETLKRAREGKDTISVSGNVLRDYLTDLFPILELGTSAKMLSIVPLMNGGGLFETGAGGSAPKHVEQFLEEGYLRWDSLGEFLALQASLEHLAQTQGNTKSQVLADALDEANAKFLATDKSPARKVGQIDNRGSHFYLAMYWAEALANQTADAELAKQFAPIAQAMQENEEVINAELIGAQGKPQNIEGYYKTDTYKTYSAMRPSTVLNEIIDAI from the coding sequence ATGTCAGAAAAATCAAAAATCTATTACACACTTACTGATGAAGCTCCAATGCTTGCTACTCACTCATTTTTACCTATTGTAAAAGCTTTTACGAAATCGGCAAATATTGAAATTGCTGTTCCGGATATTTCTTTAGCAGGAAGAATTTTAGCTAATTTCCCTGAGTTTTTAAACGATAACCAGAAAATTGTTGATGCTTTAGCTGAACTTGGAGAATTGGCAACAAAACCTGAAGCTAATATCATTAAGTTACCTAATATTTCTGCTTCTGTTCCTCAGTTGGATGCAGCTATTGCTGAATTACAAGGTAAAGGCTTCGCAGTTCCGAATTATCCTGCAGAGCCTAAAAATGACGAAGAAAAAGCAATCAAAGCTAAATATGCCAAAGTTTTAGGAAGTGCTGTAAACCCTGTATTAAGAGAAGGAAATTCTGACAGACGTGCTCCAAAAGCTGTTAAAAACTACGCAAAAGCTAACCCTCACAGAATGGGCAACTGGGCTTCTGACAGCAAAACTGATGTAGCTCACATGAACAATGGTGATTTCTATGGAACAGAAAATTCTACGACATTAGAAAACGCTACAAAATACAAAATCGTATTCAAAGGAAATGATGGATCTGAATCTGTACTAAAAGATTTCGCAGGTCTTCAGGCCGGAGAGGTAATCGATTCTTCCGTAATGAACCTAAATGCATTGAGATCTTTCGTTCAGGAAGCAATAGAGGAAGCTAAGAACAGAAATGTACTTCTTTCTGCACACCTTAAAGCTACGATGATGAAAATCTCTGACCCTATTATTTTCGGGGCTATTGTAGAGACTTTCTTCAAAGAGGTTTTCACTAAATATGCTGAGACTTTCAAATCTTTAGATATCAATCCAAATAACGGTCTTGCTGATCTTTTTGAAAAAATAAAAGGAAATGCTCAGGAAGCTGACATCAGAGCTGATATTGAAAAAGCACTTGCTGCAGGACCAAGAGTGGCTATGGTAAATTCTGATAAAGGAATCACCAACTTCCACGTACCTTCAGACATCATCGTTGACGCATCTATGGCTGCTCTTGTAAGAGGCGGAGGTAAAATGTGGAACAAGGAAGGAAATGAAGAAGATACGGTATGTATCATTCCTGACCGTTCTTATGCAGGTTTCTATCAGTCTGTAATTGATGATATGAAAGCGCATGGAAAACTAGACCCCACAACTATGGGATCTGTTCCTAATGTTGGATTAATGGCTCAGAAAGCTGAAGAATACGGTTCTCATGACAAAACTTTCCAATTATCTGCTGACGGAACTGTAGAGGTTCAGGACGAGGCTGGAAATGTTCTTCTATCTCAAAAAGTAGAAAAAGATGATATCTTCAGAATGTGCCAGACGAAAGATGCTCCGATCCAGGACTGGGTAAAACTTGCTGTAAACAGATCAAGATTATCTGATACTCCTGCTATTTTCTGGTTAGACAAAGGAAGAGCTCACGACAGAGAAATCATCAAAAAAGTAGAAAAATATCTTGCTGATCATGATACAACAGGTCTTGACATCAGAATCCTTGATGTAAAAGATGCCATGACTGAAACTCTTAAGAGAGCAAGAGAAGGTAAAGATACAATCTCTGTTTCAGGAAATGTATTAAGAGATTACTTAACTGACCTTTTCCCAATCCTTGAGCTTGGAACTTCTGCGAAAATGCTTTCTATCGTTCCATTGATGAACGGAGGTGGCCTATTTGAAACAGGTGCAGGAGGTTCTGCTCCTAAACACGTTGAGCAGTTCTTAGAGGAAGGTTATTTAAGATGGGATTCTCTAGGTGAATTCCTTGCACTTCAGGCTTCTTTAGAGCATTTAGCTCAAACTCAGGGAAATACAAAATCTCAGGTTTTAGCTGATGCGTTAGACGAAGCTAATGCTAAATTCTTAGCTACTGATAAGTCTCCTGCAAGAAAAGTAGGACAAATTGATAACAGAGGTTCTCACTTCTATCTGGCAATGTACTGGGCTGAAGCTTTAGCTAACCAGACTGCTGATGCTGAACTGGCAAAACAATTTGCTCCGATTGCACAGGCTATGCAGGAAAACGAAGAAGTAATCAATGCAGAATTAATTGGTGCTCAAGGTAAGCCTCAAAATATTGAAGGGTATTACAAAACTGATACTTATAAAACGTATTCAGCTATGAGACCTAGTACTGTTTTAAATGAAATCATTGATGCAATCTAA
- the tpx gene encoding thiol peroxidase: MSTTITLKGNEVHTIGTLPSVGSTVKDFALVDSGLNVKNLESFEGKRKVFNIFPSIDTPTCAASSRKFNEEASKLDNAVVINVSKDLPFALGRFCAAEGLNNVETLSDFRSSFGDDYEVTITDSPLKGLLSRAVIVTDENNKVLYTEQVSEIADEPNYDAALAALNQ; encoded by the coding sequence ATGTCAACGACAATCACTTTAAAAGGAAACGAAGTACACACAATAGGAACATTACCATCAGTAGGAAGCACAGTAAAAGATTTTGCTTTAGTAGACTCAGGATTAAATGTGAAAAACCTTGAAAGCTTTGAAGGAAAGAGAAAAGTATTCAATATTTTCCCAAGTATTGATACTCCTACCTGCGCTGCTTCCAGCAGAAAATTCAATGAAGAGGCTTCAAAACTGGATAATGCAGTGGTAATCAATGTTTCAAAAGATCTACCATTTGCATTGGGTAGATTCTGTGCAGCAGAAGGACTGAACAATGTAGAAACACTTTCAGACTTCAGAAGCAGCTTTGGTGATGATTACGAAGTGACTATTACGGATTCTCCTTTGAAAGGACTTTTAAGCCGCGCTGTGATTGTTACAGATGAAAATAACAAAGTACTTTACACAGAACAGGTTTCAGAAATAGCTGACGAACCTAATTACGATGCTGCACTTGCTGCACTGAACCAATAG
- a CDS encoding heme-binding domain-containing protein, producing the protein MDTVKKKRNPIAIVFLAILGIFGGLQLFSRPLEGKPVTGKVEAPKEVLAILENSCFSCHSNQQNLSWYDKIAPISWAVNKDIKRAREVLNFSEWEKYSPGEHQGKMYAILNMMQNGKMPLHEYTLLHPSAKITDKDVETIKKYTLSLSAAGQSAKKKVETHESYATPNLNLSKFPVSPNGVQYTDDFKNWKVISMSTLFDHSIRVIYGNDIAVKAVETENFHPWPDGSIVVKSVWKQQELPDGEIRAGEFVNAQFMVKDSDKYGDTEGWGFAKFSGNELHPTGKTASFARESCIACHRQLAEKTGYLFDVPMKINTQRLIKNLQQQ; encoded by the coding sequence ATGGATACTGTAAAGAAAAAAAGAAACCCTATTGCGATTGTCTTTTTGGCAATATTGGGGATTTTCGGAGGACTGCAACTGTTCAGCAGGCCTTTGGAAGGAAAACCTGTTACAGGGAAGGTTGAAGCCCCTAAAGAAGTCCTTGCCATTCTTGAAAACTCATGTTTCAGCTGCCATTCCAATCAGCAAAACTTAAGCTGGTATGATAAAATAGCTCCCATTTCATGGGCCGTGAATAAGGATATAAAAAGAGCAAGGGAAGTTCTTAATTTCTCAGAATGGGAAAAGTATTCCCCCGGTGAGCATCAGGGAAAAATGTATGCTATTCTCAATATGATGCAAAACGGAAAAATGCCTCTTCATGAGTATACCCTTCTGCATCCTTCTGCTAAGATTACCGACAAAGATGTTGAAACAATTAAAAAATACACTCTTTCATTATCTGCAGCAGGCCAGTCTGCCAAAAAGAAGGTTGAAACGCACGAATCTTACGCCACTCCTAACCTCAACCTTTCAAAATTTCCCGTTTCGCCTAATGGAGTTCAGTATACTGATGATTTTAAAAACTGGAAAGTCATCAGCATGAGTACACTCTTTGATCATTCGATAAGAGTTATTTATGGAAATGACATTGCTGTAAAAGCCGTTGAAACTGAAAACTTTCACCCATGGCCGGACGGCAGCATTGTAGTAAAATCAGTATGGAAACAACAGGAATTGCCTGATGGAGAAATCAGAGCCGGAGAATTTGTGAATGCACAGTTTATGGTAAAAGATTCCGACAAATATGGAGATACAGAAGGATGGGGATTTGCCAAATTTTCAGGAAATGAACTTCATCCAACGGGGAAAACAGCATCATTTGCTAGAGAATCATGTATTGCCTGCCACAGACAGCTTGCAGAGAAAACAGGATATCTTTTCGATG